One segment of Sylvia atricapilla isolate bSylAtr1 chromosome 8, bSylAtr1.pri, whole genome shotgun sequence DNA contains the following:
- the RPS24 gene encoding small ribosomal subunit protein eS24 isoform X1, which produces MNDTVTIRTRKFMTNRLLQRKQMVIDVLHPGKATVPKTEIREKLAKMYKTTPDVIFVFGFRTHFGGGKTTGFGMIYDSLDYAKKNEPKHRLARHGLYEKKKTSRKQRKERKNRMKKVRGTAKANVGAGKKK; this is translated from the exons ATG AATGACACAGTGACCATCAGAACCAGGAAGTTCATGACCAACAGACTTCTGCAGCGCAAGCAGATG GTGATTGATGTTCTTCATCCTGGGAAGGCCACAGTCCCCAAAACAGAAATCAGGGAAAAGCTGGCAAAAATGTACAAGACGACCCCTGATGTAATTTTCGTCTTTGGCTTCAGAACTCACTTTGGTGGTGGCAAGACAACCGGTTTTGGCATGATCTATGATTCCCTGGACTATGCAAAGAAAAACGAACCAAAGCACAGGCTTGCTAGG CACGGCttgtatgaaaagaaaaagacttccAGGAAGCAGCGAAAAGAGCGTAAGAACAGAATGAAGAAAGTCAGGGGCACAGCCAAGGCAAATGTTGGTGCTGGCAAGAAG
- the RPS24 gene encoding small ribosomal subunit protein eS24 isoform X2, whose translation MNDTVTIRTRKFMTNRLLQRKQMVIDVLHPGKATVPKTEIREKLAKMYKTTPDVIFVFGFRTHFGGGKTTGFGMIYDSLDYAKKNEPKHRLARHGLYEKKKTSRKQRKERKNRMKKVRGTAKANVGAGKK comes from the exons ATG AATGACACAGTGACCATCAGAACCAGGAAGTTCATGACCAACAGACTTCTGCAGCGCAAGCAGATG GTGATTGATGTTCTTCATCCTGGGAAGGCCACAGTCCCCAAAACAGAAATCAGGGAAAAGCTGGCAAAAATGTACAAGACGACCCCTGATGTAATTTTCGTCTTTGGCTTCAGAACTCACTTTGGTGGTGGCAAGACAACCGGTTTTGGCATGATCTATGATTCCCTGGACTATGCAAAGAAAAACGAACCAAAGCACAGGCTTGCTAGG CACGGCttgtatgaaaagaaaaagacttccAGGAAGCAGCGAAAAGAGCGTAAGAACAGAATGAAGAAAGTCAGGGGCACAGCCAAGGCAAATGTTGGTGCTGGCAAGAAG